A genomic region of Anas acuta chromosome 25, bAnaAcu1.1, whole genome shotgun sequence contains the following coding sequences:
- the LOC137844305 gene encoding keratin, type I cytoskeletal 12-like translates to MALSVRTSGGSRQFSSRSGLGGGTLRMSNASAAGGFGGSGFGFGGGAGGGFGTTSLLGSGSSFSGGFGSSLGSGFGGGFGGGGGGGYGSGLGGGFGGGLGSGFGSSSGAGFGGGFGGGSGAGFGGGFGGGSGAGFGGGFGTGGGGDGGLLSGSKKETMQNLNDRLAAYLDKVRSLEDANTELERKIREWYEKNGPGTGVPGSGNDYSKYYPIIEDLRNKIINATIDNARIILQVDNARLAADDFRLKYENEVALRQSVEADINGLRRVLDELTLTRADLEMQIESLNEELAYLKKNHEEELQGFQSNAVGQVSVEMDAAPGIDLTKLLNDMRGQYEVIAEQNRKEAEAWFNEKSGELKREISTNTEQLQSGKSEITDLKRTLQSLEIELQSQLAMKKSLEDTLAETEGGYCAQLSQMQLQIGNLESQLFQVRADMERQNAEYQQLLDIKSRLEMEIETYRRLMDGEFVSGGQGLSFESSSLTGSKSQTQSLDSSQDPTKTRKIKTIVEEVVDGKVVASHVKEVEEKI, encoded by the exons ATGGCCCTTTCCGTGCGCACCAGCGGCGGCTCACGGCAGTTCTCCTCTCGGAGCGGCCTTGGCGGGGGAACTCTGCGGATGTCCAATGCTAGCGCTGCAGGAGGCTTCGGTGGCAGCGGGTTTGGCTTTGGTGGAGGAGCCGGGGGAGGTTTTGGTACCACTTCTCTGCTTGGTTCTGGCTCCAGCTTCAGTGGGGGATTTGGGAGCAGCTTAGGTAGTGGCTTTGGTGGGGGGTTTGGCGGCGGTGGAGGTGGTGGCTACGGCAGTGGCTTAGGCGGTGGTTTTGGGGGAGGCTTAGGAAGCGGTTTTGGTAGCAGTTCAGGTGCTGGTTTTGGAGGTGGCTTTGGCGGTGGCTCAGGTGCTGGGTTTGGAGGTGGTTTTGGTGGTGGCTCAGGTGCTGGGTTTGGAGGTGGTTTTGGCACTGGTGGCGGGGGGGATGGCGGCCTTCTTTCTGGctccaaaaaagaaacaatgcaGAACCTCAATGACCGTCTGGCTGCTTATCTGGACAAAGTACGATCTCTGGAGGATGCCAATACAGAGCTGGAGCGCAAAATCCGAGAGTGGTATGAGAAAAATGGCCCTGGAACTGGTGTTCCTGGGTCTGGGAACGACTACAGTAAATATTATCCAATAATTGAAGATCTTCGAAACAAG ATCATTAATGCAACTATCGACAACGCAAGAATCATTCTGCAGGTCGATAACGCCAGACTGGCTGCCGATGATTTCAGACTGAA ATATGAGAATGAAGTGGCTCTTCGCCAGAGTGTGGAGGCTGACATCAATGGTCTGCGCAGAGTTCTCGATGAGCTGACCTTGACGAGAGCTGATTTGGAGATGCAGATTGAAAGCCTGAATGAAGAACTGGCTTATCTTAAGAAGAATCATGAagag GAGCTTCAGGGCTTCCAGAGCAATGCAGTTGGCCAAGTCAGTGTTGAAATGGATGCTGCTCCAGGAATTGACCTCACCAAGCTTTTGAATGACATGAGGGGACAGTATGAAGTCATCGCCGAGCAAAACCGTAAAGAGGCTGAAGCATGGTTCAATGAAAAA AGTGGGGAGCTGAAAAGGGAAATCTCCACCAATACTGAGCAGCTTCAGTCAGGAAAGAGCGAGATCACAGATCTAAAACGGACTCTCCAGAGCTTGGAAATTGAACTACAATCCCAGCTTGCCATG AAAAAATCCCTTGAAGACACTTTAGCAGAAACGGAAGGAGGTTACTGCGCTCAGCTTTCACAAATGCAACTTCAGATTGGGAATCTGGAGTCTCAGCTGTTTCAGGTCAGGGCTGATATGGAACGGCAGAATGCAGAGTATCAACAACTTCTAGACATCAAGAGTCGTCTGGAAATGGAGATTGAAACCTACCGTCGTTTGATGGATGGCGAGTTCGT GAGTGGAGGACAAGGACTTTCATTTGAAAGCTCATCTTTGACAGGGTCTAAATCACAAACACAATCACTGGATTCTTCTCAGG
- the LOC137844244 gene encoding keratin, type I cytoskeletal 20-like has product MAFSNRSFQMGSSTRFQTSAPSVSGLSVRSSSIQKLQAPSVYGGAGGYGTRISTGTSLGPNFGGNFQLNVTGNDVLLAGNEKSTMQNLNDRLASYLERVRSLEKANSLLEKQIKEWYEKNVTHVRQDHSAYLKTIEDLQNKISVAQLENARLVLQIDNAKLAADDFRLKFENELLLRQSVENDINGLLRVRDDLTLTKSDLESQIENVNEELLFLKRNHEEEVDRLQKQVGGSVNVE; this is encoded by the exons atggcaTTCTCTAACCGAAGCTTCCAGATGGGTTCAAGCACCCGCTTCCAAACTTCTGCACCCAGTGTCAGCGGTTTATCTGTCAGGAGCTCGTCTATCCAGAAGCTCCAGGCACCCAGCGTCTATGGCGGAGCTGGGGGCTATGGCACCCGCATATCCACTGGCACCAGCCTTGGACCAAACTTTGGCGGTAACTTCCAGCTTAATGTTACTGGTAACGATGTGCTGCTCGCTGGCAATGAGAAATCAACCATGCAAAATCTAAATGACCGGCTGGCTTCCTATCTGGAGAGGGTGCGCTCTCTAGAAAAGGCAAACTCCTTGCTTGAAAAGCAGATCAAGGAGTGGTATGAGAAGAACGTCACACACGTAAGGCAGGACCACAGTGCTTACCTCAAAACGATTGAGGATCTTCAAAATAAG ATTAGTGTTGCACAGTTGGAAAATGCAAGGCTTGTCCTGCAGATTGACAATGCCAAACTGGCTGCTGATGATTTCAGACTGAA GTTTGAGAACGAACTCCTTCTCAGGCAAAGTGTTGAGAATGACATCAATGGACTGCTGCGAGTTCGTGATGACTTGACTCTGACGAAGTCTGATTTGGAGTCACAGATTGAAAATGTGAATGAAGAACTACTTTTCCTTAAGAGGAACCATGAGGAG GAAGTGGACAGACTGCAGAAACAAGTGGGAGGCTCAGTTAATGTAGAG